A genomic region of Raphanus sativus cultivar WK10039 chromosome 6, ASM80110v3, whole genome shotgun sequence contains the following coding sequences:
- the LOC108807639 gene encoding uncharacterized protein LOC108807639 has translation MAGDQKGKLTKKERLLLEQENQILEEWLQVLKDMEKQPKRTSRARPSFEAKNQEAVTTVSELKVAEPDSATSFQEAQTETSLVKGEFEKGQEFSLFLPQSEFNFNNSFDELTCLEPVLPSKVVSVSQVAKEDSAEKEPEQATQGEELEQLNILQSKTAPESLYYDLQEHCKKANMVVSVPQMFVKASTEEIKRFGLDKVKDFCVSKSVFDNMFKSLKEFKPENLFDQKCFQTNNKNISGHILSLHHFLKHSQSFNHNENVLELQLKQSDFCFRKPCDSFARTEEKMFVLKFPMHELLTDDFLASNYVLKEPRKFHKPKLHHADIRFEFVKSENIFEFEIDCLCAENDFKRVGLFFEDILVYNTFFDKPAGQLKLEFIDSECVNLFLTDIWVCNILFDKQNRWRNHIVLCFGDILVYNTFFDMITHLTCPKEVEKGTGEKMVYKYQSIKDESLAKLEMQQENFESCLAARFDIGAVRGSYLNNHKELFNKLDCYGNLTHEGLTSNWNHDQIFSGERVMDSTSRMILCVLCLNFSEFKISQSYLWRPGEHPKVIDHVFRNSFIYYTDMMHLFLSKEPCADYKKAWKQSRRKNKHEEDKRFKPPDLDQEKYPDVLALIIIKEAPPDAEYKPEPNRNKFGIRLLLFDKFLCANLFCFIASGVRRANWISVSSISESNSNNAYLRGLQGKCNLISNFYVADLVPFIAGKADLMSNLFEEGGDDMIMESTKEWKHEPEPEELVAEDATLKNAWKQEEYIGLGRSLIIQDTLTIIQATPP, from the coding sequence ATGGCAGGAGATCAGAAGGGAAAACTCACTAAGAAAGAAAGGCTGTTGCTTGAACAAGAAAATCAAATATTGGAGGAGTGGTTACAAGTGTTGAAGGATATGGAGAAGCAACCCAAAAGGACTAGCAGAGCACGTCCATCCTTTGAAGCAAAGAATCAAGAAGCAGTTACTACTGTCTCAGAACTCAAAGTTGCAGAACCAGACTCAGCTACATCATTTCAAGAAGCTCAAACCGAAACATCTTTGGTAAAAGGAGAGTTTGAGAAAGGACAAGAGTTTTCTCTATTCTTACCTCAGtctgaatttaattttaataattcctTTGATGAACTAACTTGTCTTGAACCGGTGCTACCGAGTAAAGTTGTTTCAGTGTCACAGGTTGCAAAAGAAGACTCAGCAGAGAAAGAACCAGAGCAAGCAACACAAGGAGAAGAGTTGGAACAGCTGAACATCTTGCAGTCCAAAACAGCTCCTGAATCCTTGTATTATgacctgcaagagcactgtaagaAGGCTAATATGGTTGTCTCTGTTCCTCAAATGTTTGTTAAAGCGAGCACTGAAGAAATAAAacgttttggtcttgacaaagtaaaagatttttgtgtttcaaaatctgtttttgataacatgttCAAATCTTTGAAAGAATTTAAACCagaaaacctctttgatcaaaaatgttttcaaactaataataaaaacatttctgGTCATATTTTGagtcttcatcattttctgAAACATAGCCAAAGTTTTAATCACAATGAAAATGTTTTAGAGCTTCAGTTGAAACAATCTGATTTCTGTTTTagaaaaccttgtgattcaTTTGCTAGAACTGaagaaaaaatgtttgttttgaaatttccTATGCATGAACTGCTCACTGATGATTTTCTTGCATCGAATTATGTCTTGAAAGAACCTAGAAAGTTTCATAAACCGAAATTGCATCATGCTGATATTAGGTTTGAATTTGTGAAGTCTGAAAATATCTTTGAGTTTGAGATTGATTGTTTGTGTGCTGAAAATGATTTTAAACGTGTAGGGTTGTTCTTTGAGGATATTCTAGTGTATAACACTTTCTTTGATAAACCTGCTGGACAACTGAAATTAGAGTTCATTGATTCTGAGTGTGTGAACTTGTTCCTTACTGACATTTGGGtctgtaatattttatttgataagcAGAATAGATGGAGGAATCatattgttttgtgttttggagatattcttgtctacaatactttctttgacatgataacccacttgacttgtccaaaaGAAGTTGAGAAAGGTACAGGTGAAAAGATGGTCTATAAGTATCAGAGTATCAAAGATGAGtccttggctaagttggagatgcaacaagaaaactttgaaagctgtctagccgccagatttgacataggagcagtccgaggATCATATCTCAATAACCACAAGGAATTATTCAACAAACTCGACTGCTATGGGAACTTAACTCATGAAGGTCTCACGTCGAATTGGAATCACGACCAAATCTTCTCAGGTGAAAGAGTTATGGATTCTACAAGTCGGATGATTCtctgtgtgctttgtttgaatttttctgagttcaaaatatctcaatcctatctatggcgaccaggtgagcaTCCTAAGGTAATTGATCATGTTTTCAggaattcttttatttattacacagatatgatgcacttgtttttgtcaaaagagcctTGTGCAGATTATAAGAAAGCttggaagcaatcaaggagaaagaacaagcaTGAGGAAGACAAGCGGTTCAAGCCACCTGATCTGGATCAGGAGAAATACCCAGACGTCCTTGCCTTAATCATCATCAAAGAAGCACCTCCAGATGCAGAATACAAGCCAGAACCAAACAGAAACAAAtttgggataagactcttactctttgataaatttttatgtgctaacttgttttgtttcattgcatcaggagtaaggagagctaactggatcagtgtttcctctatatccgaatcaaacagcaacaatgcctatctaagaggcttgcaaggtaagtgtaatctgatttcaaacttctatgttgctgatttggtcccctttattgcaggtaaagcagatttgatgtcaaatctttttgaagagggaggggatgatatgatcatggaaagcaccaaggaatggaagcatgaacctgaacctgaagagcttgtagctgaggatgcaacattgaagaatgcttggaaacaagaagaatatattggtcttggccgaagcttgatcatccaagacaccttaaccatcattcaagctactccaccttag